In a single window of the Streptomyces sp. NBC_00285 genome:
- a CDS encoding antibiotic biosynthesis monooxygenase yields the protein MSSNPVTVTVAYHVVPGREADFHSWGWAMLAASSAQPGFLGGGVLVDREAEWHVVYRFASEGTARAWEDSAARTQWHLRAVDFARQTERRSVRGSKLWFDSQTAMPKAPTPPAKWKLWFVNMSAVFPPVLLFNLIALPYLGGLNPLVRTLLLCLCVTALVTWILMPRLQRFLKKWLYPPLQALRGRHKRRTA from the coding sequence GTGAGCAGCAATCCCGTCACCGTCACCGTGGCCTATCACGTGGTGCCGGGCCGTGAGGCCGACTTCCACTCGTGGGGGTGGGCCATGCTGGCCGCGAGTTCGGCTCAGCCGGGCTTTCTGGGGGGTGGCGTCCTTGTCGACCGAGAGGCGGAGTGGCATGTGGTCTATCGCTTCGCCAGTGAGGGAACGGCCCGGGCCTGGGAGGATTCGGCCGCCCGGACCCAGTGGCATCTCCGGGCGGTGGACTTCGCCCGGCAGACGGAGCGCAGGAGCGTGCGGGGCTCCAAACTGTGGTTCGACTCCCAGACCGCCATGCCGAAAGCGCCCACCCCGCCGGCGAAATGGAAGCTCTGGTTCGTGAACATGAGCGCGGTGTTTCCGCCGGTGCTCCTGTTCAATCTGATCGCTCTTCCTTATCTCGGCGGACTTAATCCGCTTGTCCGCACGTTGCTGTTGTGCCTGTGTGTGACGGCTCTCGTCACCTGGATTCTTATGCCCCGGCTTCAGCGTTTCCTCAAGAAATGGCTGTATCCGCCGCTCCAGGCCCTCCGCGGACGGCACAAAAGACGGACCGCATAG
- a CDS encoding LLM class flavin-dependent oxidoreductase — translation MNIGLGLPVDDPAHLLTWARRADAGPFSTLGLLDRLVYDNPEPLVTLAVLAGATSRIRVQTEVLIAPLYNTALLAKQTATLDRLSGGRFTLGIGVGGREDDCLAAGIDLHSRGRRLDEQMTLLRRTWSGEPYGEGVGPIGPAPATPGGPEVLFGGFAPAALERVGRFGDGFLGAALPPSFMSKLFRDAETAWQRHDRLGRPRLVAQANVALGPDSTLDRARGNLRDYYAFSEHVAYMESGMLTTPRQIREATDAYFGIGADEVMLYCWASDPDQIDRLADLLF, via the coding sequence ATGAACATCGGCCTCGGCCTGCCCGTCGACGACCCCGCCCACCTGCTCACCTGGGCCCGGCGCGCCGACGCGGGCCCCTTCAGCACCCTGGGCCTGCTCGACCGTCTCGTCTACGACAACCCCGAACCCCTCGTCACCCTCGCGGTCCTCGCCGGCGCCACGTCCCGCATCCGTGTCCAGACCGAGGTCCTCATCGCGCCTCTGTACAACACGGCCCTGCTCGCCAAGCAGACCGCGACCCTCGACCGCCTCTCGGGCGGCCGCTTCACCCTCGGCATCGGCGTCGGCGGACGCGAGGACGACTGCCTGGCGGCCGGTATCGACCTCCACAGCCGAGGCCGCCGCCTCGACGAGCAGATGACCCTGCTGCGCCGCACCTGGTCCGGTGAGCCGTACGGCGAAGGCGTCGGCCCCATCGGCCCCGCCCCCGCCACCCCCGGCGGCCCGGAGGTCCTGTTCGGCGGCTTCGCTCCCGCCGCCCTCGAACGGGTCGGCCGCTTCGGTGACGGCTTCCTCGGCGCCGCCCTGCCGCCCTCCTTCATGTCCAAGCTGTTCCGCGACGCCGAGACGGCCTGGCAGAGGCACGACCGCCTGGGCCGCCCGCGCCTGGTCGCCCAGGCGAACGTCGCCCTGGGCCCCGACAGCACCCTGGACCGGGCCCGTGGCAACCTCCGCGACTACTACGCGTTCAGCGAGCACGTCGCGTACATGGAGAGCGGCATGCTCACCACCCCCCGGCAGATCCGCGAGGCGACCGACGCCTACTTCGGCATCGGCGCCGACGAGGTGATGCTCTACTGCTGGGCCTCGGACCCCGACCAGATCGACCGCCTCGCCGACCTGCTGTTCTGA
- a CDS encoding chorismate-binding protein has translation MKTLLIDNYDSYTYNLFQLLAEVNGEEPVVVLNDAVAAIPDLGEYLAAFDNVVVSPGPGHPAEPRDFGLSAAVLAESSIPVLGVCLGHQGIALGEGGRVTAAPEPRHGHLSSVRHDGRDLFRGLPQDFTAVRYHSLAVSEPLPEALEATAWAEDGVLMGLRHRSRPLWGVQFHPESVLTDYGHRMLVNFRNLTAERARRLRTKNTAVPPPEATIPRSSSVIPRPRRAAPAYRLHTRRIAGAVDTEAAFTRMYAASPRAFWLDSALVEEGRSRFSFFGDDSGPLAEFVRYDVESGRCEIERAGRPTRKVTASVFDYLGRQLTSRRVDGSGLPFDFTGGYVGYFGYETKADCGSPNRHSSEVPDACWLFADRLIAVDHLKRFTYAVCLAEDTPQAAREAEDWLESALAQLTFVATEPDETPSPGSRAVPDGGASSGGGALRGRTPSSSARQTPSAQSDPDIGAAEPWLVRDRATYLADIESCARELRAGTSYEVCLTNAARLPAPPDPYAFYRVLRRVNPAPYAAFLRFGDVDVAGSSPERFLRITGDGVAEARPIKGTAPRGSGPEEDARLRDALASDPKTRAENLMIVDLLRNDLGRVCRTGSVRVTRLMATETYATVHQLVSTVEGRLRKGIDAVDCVRACFPGGSMTGAPKLRTLEIIDSLETEARGVYSGALGYLGCGGGADLNIVIRTAVFADGLMHLGAGGAIVLDSDPVAEYDEMLLKTAAQMRALHLHTADRMAEQRQQTAVHGERTATEESLR, from the coding sequence GTGAAGACCCTGCTCATCGACAATTACGACTCGTACACGTACAACCTGTTCCAGCTGCTCGCCGAGGTCAACGGCGAGGAACCGGTTGTGGTCCTCAATGACGCGGTCGCCGCGATTCCCGATCTCGGGGAATACCTCGCGGCATTCGACAACGTCGTGGTGTCGCCCGGACCGGGGCACCCGGCCGAGCCGCGCGACTTCGGCCTGAGTGCCGCTGTACTGGCCGAGTCGTCCATTCCCGTGCTGGGTGTCTGCCTGGGGCACCAGGGCATCGCGCTCGGGGAGGGAGGCCGGGTGACAGCCGCACCGGAGCCGCGGCACGGGCATCTGTCGTCGGTCCGGCACGACGGACGGGATCTGTTCCGGGGCCTCCCCCAGGACTTCACCGCGGTCCGCTACCACTCGCTGGCCGTGTCCGAGCCGCTCCCGGAGGCACTGGAGGCCACCGCCTGGGCCGAGGACGGCGTACTGATGGGGCTCAGACACCGCAGCCGGCCGCTGTGGGGTGTGCAGTTCCATCCGGAGTCCGTACTCACCGACTACGGCCACCGCATGCTCGTCAACTTCCGTAATCTCACGGCGGAACGGGCCCGCAGGCTGCGCACGAAGAACACCGCCGTGCCGCCTCCCGAGGCGACGATCCCCCGGTCCTCGTCGGTCATTCCGCGCCCTCGGCGGGCCGCTCCCGCCTACCGTCTGCACACCCGGCGGATCGCGGGCGCCGTCGACACGGAGGCCGCGTTCACCCGGATGTACGCGGCGTCACCGCGGGCGTTCTGGCTGGACAGCGCGCTCGTCGAGGAAGGGCGGTCACGCTTCTCGTTCTTCGGTGACGACAGTGGTCCGCTCGCGGAGTTCGTCCGCTACGACGTCGAGAGCGGCCGATGCGAGATCGAGCGGGCCGGGCGGCCGACGCGGAAGGTCACGGCGAGTGTCTTCGACTATCTCGGACGGCAGTTGACGAGCCGTCGGGTGGACGGGTCCGGGCTGCCCTTCGACTTCACCGGGGGCTATGTCGGCTACTTCGGGTACGAGACGAAGGCCGACTGCGGCTCGCCCAACCGGCACTCCTCCGAAGTCCCGGACGCCTGCTGGCTGTTCGCCGACCGTCTGATAGCCGTGGACCATCTGAAGAGGTTCACCTACGCGGTCTGTCTGGCCGAGGACACCCCGCAGGCCGCGCGGGAGGCCGAGGACTGGCTGGAGAGCGCGCTGGCCCAGCTGACCTTCGTCGCCACCGAACCCGACGAGACTCCCTCGCCCGGCAGCAGGGCCGTACCCGACGGCGGGGCATCGTCCGGCGGCGGGGCGTTGCGGGGCAGGACCCCGTCGTCCTCCGCTCGGCAGACACCGTCCGCGCAGTCCGATCCCGACATCGGCGCCGCCGAGCCGTGGCTGGTGCGGGACCGGGCGACCTATCTCGCCGACATCGAGTCCTGCGCGCGTGAGCTGCGGGCGGGTACGAGCTACGAGGTCTGTCTGACGAACGCGGCCCGGTTACCCGCCCCGCCGGACCCGTACGCGTTCTACCGGGTGCTGCGCCGGGTCAACCCGGCGCCCTACGCAGCGTTTCTGAGGTTCGGGGACGTCGACGTGGCCGGTTCGTCGCCGGAGCGGTTCCTGCGGATCACCGGCGACGGGGTCGCCGAGGCGCGGCCCATCAAGGGCACCGCGCCTCGTGGTAGCGGGCCGGAGGAGGACGCCCGGCTTCGGGACGCGCTCGCGTCGGACCCCAAGACGCGCGCCGAGAACCTGATGATCGTCGACCTGCTCCGCAACGACCTGGGGCGGGTGTGCCGGACCGGGTCGGTGCGGGTGACGAGGCTGATGGCCACGGAGACGTACGCGACGGTGCATCAGCTCGTCTCGACCGTGGAGGGGCGGCTGCGCAAGGGGATCGACGCGGTGGACTGCGTGCGTGCCTGCTTCCCGGGCGGCTCGATGACGGGGGCGCCGAAGCTGCGCACCCTGGAGATCATCGACTCCCTGGAGACCGAGGCCCGCGGTGTCTACTCCGGCGCCCTCGGATATCTGGGGTGCGGAGGGGGCGCGGATCTCAACATCGTGATCCGGACGGCGGTGTTCGCCGACGGGCTGATGCATCTGGGCGCCGGGGGCGCGATCGTCCTCGACTCCGATCCGGTCGCCGAGTACGACGAGATGCTGTTGAAGACGGCGGCCCAGATGAGAGCCCTGCACCTGCACACCGCGGACCGGATGGCGGAGCAGCGGCAACAGACGGCGGTCCACGGGGAACGCACGGCCACTGAGGAGTCCCTCCGATGA